TTTCCGTGGGTTTCTTGGGCTTGGACCTTTTGCGAATGGGATGCAACCTTCTTGGGGGAAGCGGGCTTGTCTTGAAGACCGAGAAAATTGTAAGGCAAGCCGTGTTCTTCATCACATGTGTGCTCATTTTGACAGGATACCTAAATGGGCTGAGCCCCAGGCTCAAGACCCTGGAGATAAGCCTCCAGGGCACTGGGCAGGACACCCGCACCTTTGAAATACTGGTAGCCTCGGACATCCATCTGGGCACCATAGTCAGGGAAAAGAGGATAGAGCACCTCATCAGGGCCGTGGAAGAGCTTCAGCCCGACCTGGTTCTTTTTCCCGGGGATGTGCTGGATGAGGATCCCCAGACCGTGATGGATGACTCGGTGGGAAACCTGCTTCGTTCCATCAAGGCCAAGTACGGGGTGTTCGCCATTACGGGCAACCACGAGTACATAGGAGGAGTGGAGCGGGCCTGCCGCTATCTGGAAGAACACGGTATAAAGCTCTTGAGGGATCAGGCGGTGCTGGTGGAGGGGCTCTTTTATATCGTAGGAAGGGAGGACAGAAGCATCAGCCGTTTTACCCAGGAGAAGAGAAAATCTCTCCAGGAGCTACTGGCTCCCCTTGACAGAAGGCTTCCGGTCATCCTCATGGATCACCAGCCTTTTGAACTACAGGAGGCAAGCTCGGCAGGGGTTGCACTTCAGCTCTCGGGCCACACTCATCATGGCCAGCTTTGGCCTCTGAACCTGATCACATCACTGATTTACGAATTGAGCTGGGGTTATCTCAAGAAAGGAGAGACCCATTTCTACGTCTCGAGCGGGTACGGAACATGGGGTCCTCCAGTTCGTATAGGAAACCACCCCGAGATGCTGCTGCTTCGCTTGACATTGAAGGCAAGGCCATAGGCCTCGGCCTTTTTCAAATCCAACGACTCCGGCTGCGCACCCTGAGGTATTTCAGGACCTCGGGATCTGCTCTGAAGGGAGATGGCTGATTTGAGGGGATCTGCAAGGAAAGCTCCTGGGCAAAAGGGGTCCCCTTAAGCTTGAGGTTATAAGCTTTTATCATCAGATGCTCCAGGCTAAGCACATCCTGGACATTGTATGCCAGTAGAGTCTCCAGAAATCTGGAATCCCTCTTTCTGAGAAAAGCCTCCCATAGAAGCACTGCAAAGAAGCCGTCCAGACCTTCCAAGTCCCCGCGCTCCATTCCCATGGCCTTCTCACAGGCCTTGAGCCCACCCCTGTAGCCCAAACCAGCCAGAAGAAACCTCAGGTCTATGTGCACCTGATCCAGGCAAAGCCCCATGTGTTCCTTTATGAAGGGCAGATCAAAGCACCTCCCGTTGTAAGTGACGATCACTCTGTAACCCTTTATGTCCTGAGCGAATTCCCAGAGGTTATCACCCTGAACATAGGTTCTTATATTCTGCCCGTCGTAAAGGGCTATGGTGGTTATGTGATCCTGCCCACACCACATGCCTGTTGTTTCTATGTCCAGATATGCAGTGCTTTGGCGAAATTCCGGAAAAAGCCTCCAGAGTTCCCTTGAAGGCAAGCCACGGGCGAAAAAGTGGGGATCCTGGGCCTCCAGCCTCATGGTGGACTCCAGGGTCTTCTGGCGCAAAAAGCCCGGAAAACCTAAGGACTCCAGCCTAGGCCCGAGTGCCAGGAGTTCCTCCCATCCCAGGATTCCCTTTCTCCAAAGAGCCCTTTCGGTCTTGATGCCCACCCCTGGAATGTGCACAAAAGTATTACGCAGCATCAGCCTGCCTTGCACCCGCAACTACACTACCTGATGGCCTTGGAGGGCTAGGCTCTGGTTTGACCCTGCTCTGCCTCCCTCCTTCTGGCTGCTTTCAGTTCTTCCAAGTAGTATTTGATCAGCGGGGACATCTCAGGGGGTTGCCAGTCCGTGCTCTTGGGCTCCTCGGGCCAAGTGAAGGGCAGGTGCCTTACTTCTCCCGGCTCTCTAGCATTCTCCAAAACCTCCAGGGCAGCCAGCAGAACTCTTCGCTGCCCCTGCCTGTCATGTACCTGTCCCACGGGCCTTCCGAAGGGGTACTCTATGGCAGCAGTTCTGGGGATGCCGACAACCCTGTGGAAGGTCCATATGGAATTCAGAACCAGAGTAGAAAATCCCTTCTCTTCCAGATAACGACCGGCCAGTCCCACGGACTGGCAGCAGAAGGGTCAGGCCGGGAAGAGCATCACAGCATCCACACCCTCCTGCTTCATCCTGGGCACCATGGGAGCTATGGCAGTCTCCAGGAACTCTGTGCTTTGCCACTGAAACCCGTAAAAGGAATATGAGGAAGGGGCCAGCTTCCCTATGACACCCTCGGCCTCCAGCTCCTCCATGCGCTGCAGCGGGAGCATCACGTTTATGTCCTGTTTTATCCATTTGGTGTTTATGTGCAAATGGTTAACATCTATCTCATCCGAAGTGGTCCCCCTGGGTATGACCCTGTAAGAACGGTCTCCCCAAAGGGGTTCTCTTTTTTCCCTCTCCATGTCGAATGGCGGATCGCTCTTCAGGCTTATTCCTGAGCTGGTGACCAAGGATATGGTGCACTCCCTGAGGGGTTTGGAAAGCGGGGTCCAGGGGATTTCTCCTTTGTATTCCTCAGTTCCGATGAAGGTTCTTACCCAAGCCGCCAGACTGGGCGGCAGAAACCTGTAAGCATCCACGGTCTTTGGAGTCTCCTGCATTCCCATCCTCCCGAGATTGATTTGAAGGGGTCTAGGCAGGTTCTTAAGCTATCACCCGGCCACAATCCATGTCAATCCGGCCTTCATGATTCACAATCAGTGATCAATGCAGGCTAGCCTGAACAGATCCTGGGATGAGCTCATTTTGGCTTAAATACAGCCTGATCTTTCCTGAAGAGGCATTCCACGGCCCGGGCCTGTCACCTCCCCTTGGCTGCACACCGATCTTTCCCCTTGCAGTACTCCTGGCTCCGGCACACCGACTTCCAAGCGCACCCCAGGCAGAACCTCTCCCACCATTGGCTGAAGCAGCTCCTTAGCCTTTCCCCCAGCTCCTCCCAGGAGATAGTATCTTGGGGCCTTACTTTCAGTAGCTCCATGGCTGCCTGATCCATGGCACTTATCTCTTCTTCCCAACCCGGGCCATGTTCACAAAGCCCCTCTTTCATGGAGGGGCAAAAGGCGCAGACCTGGTCTGCCCCCAGGACCACGCTCACCCCCTCCTGTTGGGCCTCAATCACCAAGGAGCGCAGATTGGCCCCGTAACTGGGGGGAAATCCCTCCCCCTGGTAAAATCTAAGGCACACCAGATGGTGCCCCCTGAGACGAATCATGTGCCCTCTTCTCCCCTTTTTTCTTTGGAAAAAGTGCAGCCCTTCCAGCCCTGTACCTCACATCATCCGGTAGCAATTCATGGTGTGTCTTTCCACGCCTCGAGGCGAGTCCTCTTTTGTCCTGGGACCTGCTTATCTCTTCCTGCTTGGCGCAGAGGTTTAGT
The nucleotide sequence above comes from bacterium. Encoded proteins:
- a CDS encoding metallophosphoesterase — encoded protein: MNLSKAILFYATFFSLYAAINLYVFFGLKRALLPQWGTSRVFTVLFVLVATSFVLGRTIENYWISPLSSVLIWIGSFWFAAMLYLSVGFLGLDLLRMGCNLLGGSGLVLKTEKIVRQAVFFITCVLILTGYLNGLSPRLKTLEISLQGTGQDTRTFEILVASDIHLGTIVREKRIEHLIRAVEELQPDLVLFPGDVLDEDPQTVMDDSVGNLLRSIKAKYGVFAITGNHEYIGGVERACRYLEEHGIKLLRDQAVLVEGLFYIVGREDRSISRFTQEKRKSLQELLAPLDRRLPVILMDHQPFELQEASSAGVALQLSGHTHHGQLWPLNLITSLIYELSWGYLKKGETHFYVSSGYGTWGPPVRIGNHPEMLLLRLTLKARP
- a CDS encoding ribonuclease H-like domain-containing protein, with translation MQGRLMLRNTFVHIPGVGIKTERALWRKGILGWEELLALGPRLESLGFPGFLRQKTLESTMRLEAQDPHFFARGLPSRELWRLFPEFRQSTAYLDIETTGMWCGQDHITTIALYDGQNIRTYVQGDNLWEFAQDIKGYRVIVTYNGRCFDLPFIKEHMGLCLDQVHIDLRFLLAGLGYRGGLKACEKAMGMERGDLEGLDGFFAVLLWEAFLRKRDSRFLETLLAYNVQDVLSLEHLMIKAYNLKLKGTPFAQELSLQIPSNQPSPFRADPEVLKYLRVRSRSRWI
- a CDS encoding glycine/sarcosine/betaine reductase selenoprotein B family protein — its product is MQETPKTVDAYRFLPPSLAAWVRTFIGTEEYKGEIPWTPLSKPLRECTISLVTSSGISLKSDPPFDMEREKREPLWGDRSYRVIPRGTTSDEIDVNHLHINTKWIKQDINVMLPLQRMEELEAEGVIGKLAPSSYSFYGFQWQSTEFLETAIAPMVPRMKQEGVDAVMLFPA
- a CDS encoding DUF1284 domain-containing protein, which produces MIRLRGHHLVCLRFYQGEGFPPSYGANLRSLVIEAQQEGVSVVLGADQVCAFCPSMKEGLCEHGPGWEEEISAMDQAAMELLKVRPQDTISWEELGERLRSCFSQWWERFCLGCAWKSVCRSQEYCKGKDRCAAKGR